In Setaria viridis chromosome 5, Setaria_viridis_v4.0, whole genome shotgun sequence, the genomic stretch TTCTTAGAGCAAGTAGGCATGCCCTAATGAGGGGGGTGACTACTGTTGTTGATCTGGGTAGTTACTTCCCTGGGGCCTCATCAGAGAAAGCATGGCAAGATTTTTCAGGTATTCTGTAACACTTTTTTGCTAGTAACTTGGGCAAGATTTAGAAGGATTCACTTTTGTAGTTATTTCATATATGGCCTTCTTTGTATTCCTGAGTCCTGACATATGTATTTTTATGACTAAAGATGTCTATGAGTGGGCACACTCTATGCAAAAAATGATGATCAGAGTATGCTTATTCTTCCCAATGCCCACATGGTCTCGTGTTTCTGTAAGTTTGCTCCTTGAATTAAGCCAAGCTCTTCGGTGATAAGTCTTTAATTTACGTGAATATACCTTGAACATACATCTTTCATCTGTTAGGATCTTATTGGTGAGAATGGTCGATCACTAAGTCAATGGATACATCTGGGTGGTGTTAAAGCTTTTCTTGATGGGTCTCTGGGTTCTTCAAGTGCATTGTTCCATGAGGTGAATAGTTTGCTCCTCTTCTACTTACCAAACCACTTAAGTTTACTTTTGTTTTTAAGTTCTTATTGGTAAATTTTTGCAGCCTTATGAGGGTGATCCTGATAATTATGGTCTCCAAGTGACAGATATGGACAATCTTCTCAACAGAACATTAGAGTCTGACAGATCTGGACTTCAGGTAGACATTTTTTGTTTGATGTATCGTTCATTTTCAACTAGCATCATTCTAGAAAGTTATAATGTTTTTTTGACAGGTTGCAGTACATGCGATTGGGGATAAAGCTAATGACATGTTGCTGGATATGGTTGAAAAGGTTGTTGATTTGAATGGGATGAAGGACCGTAGATTCCGGGTGTGTTCTGATTGGCATATTGCTGAATAATAATATTTTTCCCTCTTATCTTCTTAATGGAATTTGAACTGAGTCTTTGTTTGCGGACTCAGATTGAACATGCCCAACATCTGGCTCCAGGTGCAGCAAACCGCTTTGGCAAACATGGTACCATTGCATCGGTGCAGGTACCGTTCCATTGCTACTTGTCTACTTGGAGACCATAATATATTGGTATTATGCTTTGCAAAGCAGATTGCGCATTGCAATCTTCATCTTCTGAAATATATGCCTTACTGTTCACAGCCAGATCATCTATTAGATGACGCCGACTCTGCTGCAAAGAAGATTGGGTTGGAACGTGCCGAGCGAAGTTCCTATACGTTCCGATCACTGTTAGCTGGCGGTGCACAGCTAGCTTTTGGTTCCGACTGGCCTGTACGTAATTCTGCAGATTTTTCAACACCTGAACTCTGTTTTTCTGTCACCACATAGTAAGTTAGCAGGTATATTGTTACTGTCTTGCAGGTTTCAGATATCAACCCCTTACAGGCGATTCAGACAGCAATGTCCCGTAAGCCTCCTGGATGGGAGGCCCCCTGGATCCCTGCAGAACGCTTATCCCTCGATGAATCACTGAAAGCGTAAGCCCCCTGCGGTTTAACGTTCTTTGGCATATACATCTTGCTGCAAAATGCTAATGGATGGATGTCTCTGACAAACGAAAACAGGCACACGATACATGCTGCCTACGCCTGCTTCCTGGACCATGCCGTGGGCAGCCTTTTTCAAGGGAAATACGCCGATTTCGTGGTCCTGCCTTCCACTTCGTGGGACGACTTCGCCAGGGATCTGCCGGCGCACGTCCTGGCCACGTACGTGAGCGGCAAGCTGGCCTACCCTTGAGGCATGCCCAAATCGATTGGCGCTCTGAAGaatcttatatttttttaaattaagGATAAAATCATTCGGCCTTGGGCACGAATGAATGCCTATAGCCAACTTACATAGACCTGATAGAAACTCAGCATTTAAGCTATGACTCAAGACCTGACAGAGACTCAGCATTTACGCCATGACTCAAGAGCTGATAGAAGCTCAGCATTTGAGCAATGACTTAAGGATCACACCAAACTACTGGCAAACCCTCCAAACAGCACGTTCTGATACAACTCTTCACCAACTAAACTGACGCGCAGCTATTGAAGAATTCGCCTCCTAAAGTTTCAGCTATACTTGTTGAAGAACTCCATAGCAGTTACTTCAAGCCTGCTGCAATTTTTCTTTAGATcaattttctcttccttctttgatAGCACTGACCATGTTCTTGTCCCTCTGAACCCATGTTCTTGTCCCTCTGAAGATTACTGAAGAATCTTATATGGGTAGCATGAATAGAATTTGTAGAACCACGACCACCATTGTTTGAGAGGTAGTATATGTACGATGCGTATAGAGTTAGCGTATACCAGAATTGGGGTGTTTCTGGTCTTTGCCCACTCTTGTCCCCTGATTTGTTTTTGAAATGTTCTCGGTAGACTCAACTTGAACCAGCAACTTTTTGTTACGACCTGGCCTAAAAGAGCTAGTGCCAAGAGTAACGTTCAAATGGCTCTAGTAGGCAGTACACGCACAGGTTGATTGCATAACGTTGACTGGTTGAAGTGGCACGCGCAATATATGAGGACCAAGGAGTTGAACGGAATGACGTTGGTGGAGCTACCTGCCGACCCCCCACACGGACTGCTTGGCTTTCTGAAAACGTCGGCGGCTGATTGCTTCGGTTGCAACAGCACTGCTTTTCCAAAATGGAAAAATAAAACGGAGCGGCAGGATTTACGTTCATCCCGCGGCCGAATTCGTGTACCTAGACGTTATCATTTTGAAACTTGCACTGACATTGAAACTAGATATAGGATTTGGTGCAGTCGGAATCAGAATACAAGGCTGCAAGCCCACAGTTTTACTGGTGTTGACGTCTGGTGGCACGATCAAGTAGGAAATACGGATTTGTTCCGTGCAAGGAGGAGAACAGTCAACTTCCATCCAATTCCAAGAGGAGGAACAgtcagcaggaggaggagccaaaGTCTTAGTATTAGATAAACAACAACACCGACATGGGTTTCATTTGCATTGTATTTCGGCTGGAAACAGTGTGCCGATGAAGCTTAGTCGTCTAATGACATGTGCAACATGACTGAGCTTTTGGTGTCCAACTTTCTatgcatttcaattttcaaagcGAGTTACGCATGCTGATCACCTACTTGTCCCACGAATTTTTCATGGACTCAGTTTAATCATACTAGAATGTGCCCATCATTGAaatgcagaaaaagaaaaggagaagatgcTAGATATCATGTGGCTGAAATATCCAATCTTTTCGGGCAACcagcatgaaaaaaaaaacatgaaccTTTGGATCCTCATTGAACGGTCGACCATCTTTTCTTTAACCAATCTATTGcactctcccgccgccgccaccatcaccTTTTTTTGTCTAGAACTTTCTTTGTATTTCAATTTTCAAAGCAAAAGTTACGCATGCACAAGGGAGATCATCGACTTGTCCCTCGAAAAGGGGTGTTACCAGAATAGAGTGTTTCTGGTCTTTGCGCAACCTTTCTTCGctgatttatttttgaaatgttCTAGGTAGActcaactctttttttttttcgaaagctAGACTCAACTTGAACCGGCAACGTTTTGTTGCGACCTGGCCCAAAAGAGCAGAGTAACTTTCAAACGGCCCTAGTAGTACACACAGGCTGATTGCGCATCGTTGACTGGTAGGTTGTTGCAAGCGTCAGGTATGACTGGTAGGTTGTTGCACatcgttaaaaaaaaacatgaaccTTTAGTGTATGACTGCTCAGGTAAGTTTGCacatgcgtgcgtgcatgcatgtaaAGCTGATTTGCTTTgttttccatttctttttttctcttgttgttttcctttcatTCATTTCCTTCCAGGTTCCATaggttctttcctttttcttgtctcttgttttattttttatctcagttctttttatttttattctttttcttctcttttatttatttatttcttttcatcctttctctttttcttgttctctttccctttctttttccttctctcttcttcttttcttttctttaccaTTTTCTGATTACACACTTTtcttattcctttttctttctcttctctctcttttgtttcattttccattttattagtttaattcatgttttgtttttcattttaatTTAGATTCTCTTATGTATATTCCTCTCTATATATTTCTTTGTGGTACGTTATTTATCTTGCCTTTTTTCGcattaattttattttcctttctccattcctttatttatttttactcATTCTCTTTTGTATTTCTATGACCCTTTGATTTCTTTAACGGTACATTCAAAATTATATTTCAAAGTAATCTACTGGATAATTTTGGATACTTAGTATATTCAGTTGTTCTATATAGAATTATTAGTGTGCAGTGTAAAATTATGTATTCAATTTATAGGATTATTCTTTCACATAGCTGACTCATTTATTCACTTTTTATAGATTGAATTGGTCAAGGAAATAGACCGGTTTAATTGTTGAATAcaaatttctctttttattATTCTTTCTATAACAATTTGTATAACAATTTGTTGGCCatgtataaatatttttgttttcctATCATGATATGAACTGGTCAACCATATAGATTTGTGTGTTAAATTATTTGTTCGCTTTATAGACTTGCAGATTCGTGGATTACAATGTTGTTATATGTCCAATGTATTTGTTTCAAGTGTACAGTTTTTTGATTGGTgagtttatataattttttatgtgtataaatacttgttctGTGAGTTTCTACAATTTGTTCAAGGTATATAGATCTTTTGTTCCGTCAGTTCATTTAATTTGTGCTATGAGTTAATTTTTTCCTTGacttcatataatttgttcatgatATAtgtatttggaaaaaaaaatctttcaacTTGATGCTCATATTctactattttattttacaATATCAAATTTTCAATCTTTTATCTGAGTATATTGTTCTTTGTACGTCTCTTTTATTTGCATCATATTATTTTCCTGATGTTCAGTATTTTATTCATTATTTATAATCATTTGTTCTAATCATTTGTTCATCATGTTATTATGTTTGTTCGCATTAGACAATTATTTGTTCTATTTATTTAAGTATTTTTTTCGTTGTaatcaaaattaatattttatattaaaaataattttaaatttttttatccatATATAGTCAAGTGTATTTTTGTTTTGAAGATGTTGTCAAAAGAAACACAGTTGTGCAATCGAAATCTAATTGGATGCTTGGTTTAtgatttttaactttttttaaaatttcaaaacTGCATGCACGTGGGTATACGTTTTTTCtgtgagttcatataatttattcGGTATGTATGATTATTTTGTTCCAtgaatttgtagaatttgttcCATGTGTATATCTCTCGCAGAAAATATGCAATGTTAATTAAAAAATGTGAATACAAAAATTCATCGAAATATAGTCAAGTGGGATCTTGTTGTGAAGATTTTATTGTAAGAAACCTG encodes the following:
- the LOC117854754 gene encoding protein LONG AFTER FAR-RED 3, producing the protein MALPAQSAALLAAAVAIAAAAFFLPPDSRLSWTPRGRFADMILANATIYTADPARPFAAAMAVRAGRVLRVGTYESVRELKGRHTYELNLSGNVVLPGFIDSHVHFIEGGLQLARMPLRGVRSKDDFISRVKEATRDKHPGQWILGGGWNNDVWGGDFPAAAWLDDISPDNPVWLSRVDGHVGVANSVAMKIAGIDRSTNDPIGGTIMRTAEGEPTGLLVDTAMKLMFDVIEKVSIHERREALLRASRHALMRGVTTVVDLGSYFPGASSEKAWQDFSDVYEWAHSMQKMMIRVCLFFPMPTWSRVSDLIGENGRSLSQWIHLGGVKAFLDGSLGSSSALFHEPYEGDPDNYGLQVTDMDNLLNRTLESDRSGLQVAVHAIGDKANDMLLDMVEKVVDLNGMKDRRFRIEHAQHLAPGAANRFGKHGTIASVQPDHLLDDADSAAKKIGLERAERSSYTFRSLLAGGAQLAFGSDWPVSDINPLQAIQTAMSRKPPGWEAPWIPAERLSLDESLKAHTIHAAYACFLDHAVGSLFQGKYADFVVLPSTSWDDFARDLPAHVLATYVSGKLAYP